One part of the Humulus lupulus chromosome 9, drHumLupu1.1, whole genome shotgun sequence genome encodes these proteins:
- the LOC133802455 gene encoding 26S proteasome non-ATPase regulatory subunit 8 homolog A — protein sequence MDPKLTEVSQLFERFKAAFLRKDFDACVMFLSQLKVMLTEFRSLPPLFEETPNAVHELTLARDIYEHAVVLSLKTEDQDAFERDFFQLKPYYTDARNRLPPSPQEHPILGLNLLRLLVQNRIAEFHTELELLSSSALENPCIKHAVELEQSFMEGAYNRVLSARQTVPHETYVYFMDLLAKTVRDEIAGCSEKAYDYLSIKDACQMLLYTSDQELLKYIDEEHPEWDVKDGLVIFQKAKESAPCKEIPSLQLINQTLSYARELERIV from the exons ATGGATCCAAAACTCACCGAGGTGTCGCAGCTGTTCGAGCGCTTCAAAGCTGCTTTTTTACGAAAGGATTTCGATGCATGTGTCATGTTTCTCTCTCAGCTCAAG GTTATGCTGACTGAATTCAGAAGCCTTCCTCCATTGTTTGAAGAAACACCAAATGCAGTACACGAACTAACATTAGCAA GGGACATATACGAGCATGCTGTTGTTCTGAGTTTGAAGACTGAGGACCAAGATGCTTTTGAGAGAGATTTCTTTCAGTTGAAACCCTATTACACAGATGCCCG GAACCGACTTCCACCATCTCCTCAAGAGCACCCAATCTTAGGTCTCAACCTGTTGAGACTCCTTGTGCAGAACAGAATTGCTGAGTTTCATACTGAATTGGAGTTGCTGTCATCTTCAGCTTTGGAGAACCCATGCATTAAACATGCTGTAGAGTTGGAGCAGTCCTTCATGGAGGGGGCTTATAATCGCGTGTTGAGTGCTCGGCAGACAGTGCCCCATGAAACTTATGTCTATTTCATGGATCTTCTGGCAAAGACAGTCAG agATGAAATAGCTGGATGCAGTGAGAAGGCATATGATTATCTTTCGATCAAAGATGCCTGTCAAATGTTGTTGTACACTTCTGACCAAGAACTCCTAAAGTATATCGATGAG GAGCACCCCGAGTGGGACGTCAAGGATGGGTTGGTGATTTTCCAGAAGGCAAAAGAATCTGCACCCTGCAAGGAGATACCTTCCCTGCAGCTCATCAACCAAACTCTCAGTTATGCAAGAGAGTTGGAGCGGATTGTGTAA